The following are encoded in a window of Carya illinoinensis cultivar Pawnee chromosome 15, C.illinoinensisPawnee_v1, whole genome shotgun sequence genomic DNA:
- the LOC122297315 gene encoding serine/threonine-protein kinase STY13-like, with amino-acid sequence MLEGGPKFTGIIGLNKHDNNYDDFSQGFYHKLGEGSNMSIDSSGSLQTSNGGGSVAMSIDNSSVGSNGSHTRILNHQGLRRRATDNHSVALSVNRRGRVTHALSDDALAQALMDSNSPTLGLENFDEWTIDLRMLNMGAPFAQGAFGKLYRGTYNGEDVAIKILERPENNPEKAQLMEQQFQQEVMMLATLKHPNIVRFIGGCRKPMVWCIVTEYAKGGSVRQFLTKRHNRAVPLKLAVKQALDVARGMEYVHRLGLIHRDLKSDNLLINADKSIKIADFGVARIEVQTEGMTPETGTYRWMAPEMIQHRPYTQKVDVYSFGIVLWELITGLLPFQNMTAVQAAFAVVNKGVRPVIPHDCLPILSEIMTRCWDANPDVRPPFTDVVRMLENAENEIMTTVRKARFRCCMVQPMTAD; translated from the exons ATGTTGGAAGGTGGTCCAAAGTTCACTGGAATAATAGGCTTGAACAAGCATGACAATAACTATGATGATTTTTCACAAGGATTTTACCATAAACTTGGTGAGGGTTCCAACATGTCCATTGACAGTTCTGGAAGCCTGCAAACAAGCAACGGTGGAGGCTCTGTTGCTATGTCTATAGATAACAGCAGTGTAGGTTCAAATGGCTCCCACACTCGCATTTTAAACCACCAAGGGTTACGGCGGCGTGCTACTGACAATCATTCCGTTGCTTTAAGTGTTAATCGAAGAGGAAGAGTAACACATGCATTGAGTGACGATGCACTGGCCCAAGCATTGATGGATAGCAATTCACCTACTTTGGGGCTTGAGAACTTTGATGAGTGGACGATTGATTTAAGGATGCTCAACATGGGAGCACCTTTTGCTCAAGGGGCTTTTGGTAAACTCTACCGAGGTACTTATAATGGTGAGGATGTTGCTATCAAGATCTTGGAGAGGCCAGAAAATAATCCAGAAAAGGCTCAGTTGATGGAGCAACAATTTCAGCAAGAGGTTATGATGCTGGCCACATTGAAGCATCCAAATATAGTTCGATTTATTGGCGGCTGTAGGAAACCCATGGTATGGTGTATTGTGACAGAGTATGCAAAAGGGGGCTCTGTCCGGCAGTTTTTGACAAAGCGCCATAATCGAGCTGTTCCATTGAAACTGGCAGTCAAACAGGCCTTGGATGTTGCAAGGGGGATGGAATATGTGCATCGGCTTGGATTGATTCACAGGGATTTGAAATCTGACAATCTGTTGATTAATGCAGATAAATCCATTAAGATTGCAGATTTTGGAGTTGCCCGGATTGAGGTGCAGACTGAAGGAATGACACCAGAGACAGGGACATACCGCTGGATGGCTCC GGAGATGATCCAGCATAGGCCTTACACACAGAAAGTAGATGTCTATAGCTTTGGGATTGTTCTCTGGGAACTCATAACTGGACTGCTTCCTTTCCAGAACATGACTGCAGTGCAGGCAGCATTTGCAGTTGTCAACAAAGGTGTCCGACCGGTCATCCCACATGACTGCTTACCCATTCTAAGTGAGATCATGACTAGATGCTGGGATGCCAACCCCGATGTCAGGCCACCCTTCACCGACGTTGTCAGGATGCTTGAAAATGCAGAAAATGAGATCATGACAACAGTCCGCAAGGCCCGTTTTAGGTGTTGTATGGTCCAACCAATGACTGCAGATTGA